The following DNA comes from Vibrio gigantis.
AGGATAGAGAGCACGATTGGTAGATTGCCAAGCGGGTCCATAATAAGAAACAGCATGGTCGCTGCAGATAAAATTTCCATAAGTTTGTCTCGAAAAGCGTAAGTGCGCGGAGTATAGCAGCCTCAACATCGATTTTCGAACGCAGTAATAAAAGGATTAACTTATGTAATTAGAAGGGAATTTTGCGAAAGCAGGAAGAAAAGATAATTTGAAGAGTGGAGCCGAAAACATCGCATCCACTCCCGGCTCACGAAAACAAAGTCACTAGGAATTAGTGGTTACACACACGTTCGCGATTAGTGCAAAGCTTGTCATCGATAACCACGACCTTTTCCATTTTCAGGAAAAACTTCAGCAATCCATCTAAATCCAGGCCGTTCAGCTTACACGTATGGAAACGAGCTTCTTCGCCATAAGTTTGAGCGAGCTCTTGCGTCAACTCTTCACGAGTCAGTGGCTTGTCACTCAGTAGGTTTAAAACGTTGTGTGCATGAATTTCGGTAGTCATAACTCTATCTCATGTTTAATGAAGTAGACGTAGAGTACCTACTTTCATCTGAGCTGCCTTGATGTAGCTCAGAGTTAAGCTAGCTCTACCCTAAATGGTAAGGGAAGCAACAATGAGAGCGTGCGCCACAAAGTAACTGCCCGTTACCCAAAAGTAGGCACCCTTAATTGGGCTACGATAGAAATTTAGAGCATACGCCAATGCCGAAAGCAGCAACACGGCACAACCAGCAAAACCCACCGCATGCGACAGTTGAGGATCGAGCAACCAGACCTCACCAGAAGCCCATGCAAGCTGAATAAGCACGATACCCATGATAACCACAGGAAAGACGAGTTTGTCTAAGCGAGGCAGCAGTAAGAAGAAAGCAACGACACAAGCCGCCAATAAGAGCGCGAACAACCACCAGACCATTTCTCCTGATAGCTGTAACCAAAATGCTTTGCTGTAGCAGAGCTGAGCCAGCAAGAAACAAACAAAATGCAGAGGACGTTTTTGACTAACGGTATGAAGGACATCTGCAATCGCAGAGATCGCCAACCCAGCCACGATCCAATAGGTAAAATCAGCAACGACAGATTGAGTTAAAGCAATGATCGCTAATAATACAAAAGTAAACACCTTATACGATAAGGCCTGACCGATATGTCCATGTTTCGTTCCTGCTATTGCTCCGATACCAGACAAGGAAACCGCCAACCAACTCCACATACCATTTGCCCTATTGCTTTAAATCGTCGCCAGTCTAGGCACACGAGTGTTGATGTAAAGCCTCAGCCCCTCAAAATTGGATCTTGATTACGCTTCCACTAAAAAGAGCCTCTTTAGATTGAAGTCGTAACAATTACCACAGTGAGAATGGCTATTCGTTTAAAACTAGAGCAAATCATCGTGAAACCCATTTAAACTGGCCTTAGAGTGGCCATACTTGAATTTTGGTCACTTATAACCTATCGGCTCCACTAAAAACCGCCATATACGGTCAAACCCCACACCTAAAAAATTAAAAAAACAACATTAAAACCAAACAATAACAACATCTTAAACAAGAAAGCCAAAATTAATAGGAATAAAAAACGATACCCAAGCCTAGACTTATAAAGTGGTTAATTTTCTTTTTCAAAGCCCAACTTTGTCAATTTTTTCCAAACCTCCTGTAAAAATCGCCACAAAAACCAAGCAGAAAACTCAAAAAAACAACCAAAACAAACCTAGACCACACCAACCCCCATTAATACAGTTTAACAACCTTTAACAATATAAATTACACAAAACAACCATTACAAAACAATAAGTTAAGATCAATTAGAACAAATACAAACCACAACGAACAAAATAAGAACACACCATAAAACACAGTTAAATACAGCAAAACAAGTCAAATACTCATAGTTTTCTGCTACTTTTAAAGCTTTCGAAAGTAATTCTTGATCTAAAGCCATAAGTAGTGCTATTCTTTAAAACATAGCGAGAGACAACCAAATTTAGGAGTAGTGTTATGATTTCATCTTCGCAAAGACAAGGACTTGTAATGATCGCGGTAGTTGTAGGTCTAATGACACTACCGATGATGTACTAAGCAAGTTACAGATAAAAAAAGGGACGCCATGAGCGTCCCTTTTTTGTTCAATTTTTTTACTTCGAAAACAGATGCAGTGATAACACATCCCAGTTCGCATAATAGAAACCTGCGGCAGCTAAAGTCATTGCCATCATCAGTAAGATCGCAACTCGCCAGATAAAGCGACCACTGCGTGGAGTCAGTTCCTTCTCACAGTCGTTACACATCATGATGAACTTATGTTGGTCTTCCAACTTAGCCTCATGTTCATTGACGACCTTGTTACGACACGTTGCAATATAACGCAGTTTGCTCACCATATCGTGCGGCAGCCTTTCTTCACAGCTTGTTACAAGCTCATGCAATCCTTCGCCTTCGGCATGATATTGAAGCCTCAATAATTTCTCTATATTGCGAGTTCTTGTCACCACTTTTTCAATATCGGTCATCTTGACCCTCCCACTCCACACTATAATTCTAGTCGAGTATTTCCTTATTCTTATACAAAATCACTGTTATTTACGAGAGAAAGAGACAATAAATAACAATGCTTTATCCCAAACTGGCCATTAAATGTGATGTCTGCCGAAAAATAATCAGCTTGGCTTACAACAGTTCACGAATAACGGCTTTAAACACATATCCCTATTGCTTGAAAGACTAGAATAACCATCACGACTACATGGAGGTTATATGCCTAATTCACTCTTTTTTGCCATCTTTGTACTCGCAGCTCTAGCTGCTTGGGTATTTATTGGTTTCTATCGAAAACACTCGCAAGGTGAAAATGCGCCAGAAAAGAAAGTGAATGTCACGGTGTTAGACAAACAATCCATCGACCTTCCTGACGCAGAACTAGGCCAAGAAGATCAAGAGTACTGGATTTACGTTCAACGTGGTGTGGTTGGTCCGAAGCGAGAATTCCAAGTCGGAATCCACTACTTCCACGCCCTTAACCCAGGTGACAAAGGAACCTTAACCTACCAAGGCGATAAATTCTTACACTTTGCATTGAAGCGCTAACGTTAGCCGCTTCAACTTTCCGTCTAAGTAATCCATCAGAAAGCCTTAGCACTCACCGCTAAGGCAGTAGCCAACGTGTTTTCTCTGACTTAGACACCAACCAGCTCATCCATAACGCACCAGCTCCGCTGATCACAATCCATAATGGAATAACCCAAGCAGGATGTCCTTGGTACCAACCGAACTCTTTCATAGGCCACAAGAAAATCGGGTGCAGTAAGTAAATGCCTAAGCTGTGTTTACTGATAAAGCCAACCACTTGATTACTCTTCTCAGATAACCCTTCACCAAAGTAACGACATACCATGAACACCATGCTCGCCGCTAATACCGTATTTAACGTTTTGTAAGATAACCAGCGCCCTACCGTGTACTCTTCTGCCATCAAACTTGCATCAACCACCATATAGACAGTAGTTAATAACGCTAACCCACCAAGTAACACACTTACACCGACAGTCGTCTTATTAAGTGGAACAATCTGATACAGCAAGTAACCCAATGGTAAGTACCCGCTGTACAACCACAATTCGTGACTCCAAGGACCATCGATTTTCAATAAGAACAATAAAGTTGTGAACAACCATATCGCCGTAAAGGCATAGACCGATTTATCTCCATACTTTCTGACCATGATCTGTAAGAAAGGAATCACAAAGTAGAGAGGGATGAAATAATAGAAGAAACCAAGGTGGTAATAGGTGTAGTGATGATAGCTATTGAGCAACACATCCCAGCTGACATCGGCATCAAAGCCCATAGCCGACCACCCCGACAGGTAGGTATAGAAAAGCGACCAGACGATGAAAGGTATCAATACCTTGCCTAAGCGTCGCTTGAGGTAGTATTTGGCATCAAATGGACGCTGATCACTCAGCATCAGTGCGCCAGTAATCAAGATGAACACAGGTACTGCCCAGCGGCTGAAACCGTTCACCGTAACGGCGGTAAGCCATTCGCCGAAAGGAATAGTACCCAATTCATTGCGATAAGGAGCCAAAACATGAATCGCGATAACCGCTACGGCCGCGACACATCGTGCTAAATCAAAAAAGAGAATTCGCTGCTTCATGTAAATGCCTGATTAATATTCAATCATTCTACTATAGCAATAAAAAAGCTGACCGGAATAAATACCAAGTCAGCTTAGTGTTAAAGGAGATACTTATCGCGAATTTAGCTCATACGCCTCTAGCTTATGCGACTTTAGCTTTTACGAATGAGGTTCATGCGGCTGAAGCTTATGCCGCTGAAATTTGCGGCACCTTAGGTAAACGCAGAGAGATCGCTGTCGTTATCGCTAAGAATGCAAAGGAGACCCACAGACACGCAGACAAACCGGCCATTTGGAATACCAAGCCCGACAAGATTGTG
Coding sequences within:
- a CDS encoding YecH family metal-binding protein; this encodes MTTEIHAHNVLNLLSDKPLTREELTQELAQTYGEEARFHTCKLNGLDLDGLLKFFLKMEKVVVIDDKLCTNRERVCNH
- a CDS encoding lysoplasmalogenase, producing MWSWLAVSLSGIGAIAGTKHGHIGQALSYKVFTFVLLAIIALTQSVVADFTYWIVAGLAISAIADVLHTVSQKRPLHFVCFLLAQLCYSKAFWLQLSGEMVWWLFALLLAACVVAFFLLLPRLDKLVFPVVIMGIVLIQLAWASGEVWLLDPQLSHAVGFAGCAVLLLSALAYALNFYRSPIKGAYFWVTGSYFVAHALIVASLTI
- a CDS encoding DUF4145 domain-containing protein, translated to MTDIEKVVTRTRNIEKLLRLQYHAEGEGLHELVTSCEERLPHDMVSKLRYIATCRNKVVNEHEAKLEDQHKFIMMCNDCEKELTPRSGRFIWRVAILLMMAMTLAAAGFYYANWDVLSLHLFSK
- a CDS encoding DUF2500 domain-containing protein, giving the protein MPNSLFFAIFVLAALAAWVFIGFYRKHSQGENAPEKKVNVTVLDKQSIDLPDAELGQEDQEYWIYVQRGVVGPKREFQVGIHYFHALNPGDKGTLTYQGDKFLHFALKR
- a CDS encoding acyltransferase, translated to MKQRILFFDLARCVAAVAVIAIHVLAPYRNELGTIPFGEWLTAVTVNGFSRWAVPVFILITGALMLSDQRPFDAKYYLKRRLGKVLIPFIVWSLFYTYLSGWSAMGFDADVSWDVLLNSYHHYTYYHLGFFYYFIPLYFVIPFLQIMVRKYGDKSVYAFTAIWLFTTLLFLLKIDGPWSHELWLYSGYLPLGYLLYQIVPLNKTTVGVSVLLGGLALLTTVYMVVDASLMAEEYTVGRWLSYKTLNTVLAASMVFMVCRYFGEGLSEKSNQVVGFISKHSLGIYLLHPIFLWPMKEFGWYQGHPAWVIPLWIVISGAGALWMSWLVSKSEKTRWLLP